Proteins encoded in a region of the Nicotiana tomentosiformis chromosome 9, ASM39032v3, whole genome shotgun sequence genome:
- the LOC104085075 gene encoding F-box/kelch-repeat protein At3g23880-like gives MSRHSRRSPNLSDDLVTTILLKLPVESLLRFKVVNKSWCYEIKSPEFIMLQINESSSDINRQKILLISSKVIPSWGLEYNMLGFTMSSAEASSLNVNSQVMSLEPPLPVFSFDFSYPLMSSCNGLLCMIYSHIIVLWNPAIKKYKMIPKPDHYMSQRANINNYESTLYGFAYDSVTEDYKVVATLVINAKDSNYIVGMYSVNNRSWRKIGTIPDGYRLFDQNSVSLYGTINMMATNSVQENGSSTFNKFAIISLFVADKKFIVTPVPLEYCGNHMKLSNFANRLCVSMFVEMEFLVCWLEKNGEIGWTWTNVMRVSTLGSLIGNHGHLDDIICVKKNGNILWRKTDGNFLEYNVRKEEVTEFTLSEIPPTADLSILYAESLACLKIPWE, from the coding sequence ATGAGTCGCCACTCAAGAAGAAGCCCCAATTTGTCAGATGACCTCGTCACTACCATCCTCTTGAAACTCCCTGTTGAATCTCTTCTACGTTTCAAGGTTGTAAACAAATCATGGTGCTATGAAATTAAGAGCCCCGAATTTATCATGTTGCAGATAAATGAATCATCGTCGGATATAAATCGTCAAAAAATTCTCTTAATTTCTTCGAAAGTAATTCCATCTTGGGGTTTGGAATATAACATGTTAGGGTTTACCATGAGTTCAGCTGAAGCATCATCACTCAATGTTAATTCTCAAGTTATGTCTCTCGAACCGCCACTCCCGGTTTTctcctttgatttttcttatcCATTGATGAGTTCTTGTAATGGCTTGTTATGTATGATCTATAGCCACATAATAGTATTATGGAATCCTGCTATTAAAAAATACAAAATGATTCCCAAGCCTGATCATTACATGTCGCAACGTGCTAATATTAATAATTACGAATCAACACTCTATGGTTTTGCCTATGATTCTGTTACTGAAGATTATAAGGTAGTTGCTACACTTGTGATTAATGCAAAGGATAGCAATTACATTGTTGGAATGTACTCAGTGAATAATAGATCTTGGAGAAAGATTGGCACTATTCCTGATGGTTATCGGTTGTTCGACCAAAATTCAGTTTCACTATACGGTACGATTAACATGATGGCGACTAATTCAGTTCAAGAAAATGGGAGCAGTACATTCAATAAATTCGCGATCATTTCCTTATTCGTGGCTGATAAAAAATTTATTGTAACGCCCGTTCCGTTGGAATATTGTGGGAATCATATGAAATTGTCTAATTTTGCTAATCGTTTGTGTGTTTCCATGTTTGTTGAGATGGAGTTTTTGGTGTGTTGGCTGGAGAAAAATGGAGAAATTGGATGGACTTGGACTAATGTTATGAGAGTTTCTACATTAGGCTCATTAATTGGAAATCATGGGCATTTGGATGATATTATATGTGTGAAGAAAAATGGGAATATTTTATGGAGGAAAACTGATGGTAATTTTCTGGAGTACAATGTGAGGAAAGAAGAAGTGACTGAATTTACCTTGAGTGAAATTCCGCCAACTGCTGATTTATCGATCTTGTACGCGGAAAGTTTGGCTTGCTTGAAAATTCCTTGGGAGTAG